TCCAGTTAAATATTTTAGATCTTGAAATTCTCTCAGTGATTGTTTAGAGTAATGTtgattctgttgagaaatcAGCATGGACAACATTTTGAGAGAACTCATCTAGGTTCAACCAATTGACATGTAATTTGATATTAAAAGCAAACAGAAATGTTGACCTACATTTGAAGATTGTTTGACTAGGTTCTTTGACAGTTGATTTGATCTGAACACTGGTTCTTCAACTAGGGTAGCAGTTTCATTGGGTGGGGCTTTTTAGATCTCCATTATCCTTCGCTGACTTTAAGATacttgggttgatttttttttaaagtagaGTGGACTATCATTTCATAAAGTTTCCTggcatttgtatttttttttttattaatctgGTTTTGATCCTACAGGAAAAAGGTGTATACAGATTTTCTTGTAATTTACTCTTAACACTATTAGTAATTTTGTGAGTAATAGCAAAAACTAATCCTTGTTTAAAGAAATTCTTATTATTTCATAATCAGCTTGGGCCCATTACCTGAAGGTTTTGAAGCTGCTTCATACCCATACTGTTTCATATCCAATTGTGAAccttttttctttgattttcttttttgttttttttgggggggggggggttgtattgGTGGTGAATCATCAAACTTCACCCTTTTGTTGCCAAATCTTATTTCATTCCTGCAATTATTGCAATATGTTCTTTTTCAGAACAATTAATTGACCATGTGTTTCTCTTGCAGAAATTTTTGGATAGTTCCAAGCTGAAAAGACACTTTCTTATTCATACAGGAGAGAGGCATTTTGTGTGTCCTCATGAAGGCTGTGGCAAAGTAATTTTTCTACCCACTCTAAACTACATGCTGGAATTTATTATGTTATGGCAGGGACCATTTTAACTTGTTCTTTGTCAGTATTTGTGCCAATTACCTCATAACTgcatatttacttgtttcttctatttccatttttcattccCACCTCTTTCAACAAATAATATCTTGAGCGTGGAAGTTCTttagctttttctttttgggaatgTTCAAAATTCCAAGGGTGTCAGAAGCTGTCTCTTGGAgctaaaatgaaaaaagagagaaaggttTGCCACCTTGTTTAGAAGCAGCCGTTCAACCAGTGAAAGGGATCATCATTGGTCAAGAAATTCAAGGTCATTGTCAGGGTCTGGGTCAAACCTTTTCCTTCATCCACCAGAAAAAGGTCAGTGGAACATTTCTGTTTTTTGAAAGGTAAAGTGGGTCACTTATTTTTGTCCTACCTGGAAAGGGCCCAGATGACAGGTTGAATGGATAGACCAAGCTGGGTTACAACATTGGCTGTTTCTTAAGTTGTATCTCAATCTCTCTGAGAGTAACAATAAATGTAACACTCTCTGTGTTAGTAAAAACTGGTATGGGCAGAAATGCTGTCAATTCATGAGAGACATTGTCAGCTAAGTTTAGTTGCAATTCATATGCCAGATCTGCACCAGTGTGGCATGAAACACGAGTCCTGAGTCGGCATGATTCACAGTAGTATCAAACTTTCTCCTTCAGGGTTCTTTAGTATTCCCCCCCTCCAAAGATGGGTATTTTGAGGAAAAAGTTAGAGAATGAATTATTTGGTCAATTAAGGAAGACTAGTCAATTCTTCTTACGTTTCTGTCCTTCCTGCACTGGTTGGATATTGTTCTCTGATTATGTCTTTTGACCTTTGTATTCTTTCCACTACCATGTAAGTTTAAAATATTTTGCTACAATCTTTGCTAAAGTTTCGGGAGCCACATTGGTCAAtacatcttcattttttttttggtttttggtttttgtttaagTTATTATCCCAAATATCACCTATTGTAAAATTTTCAGTTAACTCATGATTAatttgtacctttttttttgtgaatttttctttaaatatacTGACTTGCAATCTGCAAATTTGCAGGCTTTCTCCCTGGATTTCAACTTACGGGCACATATGCGAACACATTCCCAAGAGAACTATCATACCTGTCCATATGTGGATTGTGGAAAGAGATATGCTCATGAATACAAGTTAAAAGCTCATATCAAGGCTCACCATGAAAAGGTGGTTCTATCGATTCTCAATATTTAGTTTTCTGTTGATTAAGCATGGTTACattatttcattttccattaTCGGGTTGATTTCTTGGTAAATAATTACCTACAAGGTAACATTTTTTGAATAATAATCCGGGGTCCTTCAGGTAATTCACCTTTAAGGCGTAACTCACCTATCTGGTATGGGGTGGAAGGTGGTGGGTGGGTACATGCGGTGTTTAGTTCTCTGCTGAAGCTAAAAGGGTCTGTTGTACACTTAATATCTGGAGATTTTAGGGTCTTAACTTCAGTCTGAcacaaattttcaaaaataaataacttttgTAAGGACGAAAGAGTCTGGGTTTTAATTGCTAGCAGTTGTACCATGCAGAGTAGAAATGAGGTGGCACACCGCATCTGATATTAATGTATCATTGATCTTTTTTCTGCAGAAGATTGTTTCtgaatttcaaaaatttatTTCCTTAATATTTCACAGAACACGGTGATGGATATGATAAAAAACAACGCACCTTCAAATAAGCTACCCAGTGCTGCAAAGCCTTCTGCGGTGAATTATGGCTCTGCTTCCTCTGACCGGCCTTATGCCTGTCCTTACGAAGGATGTGATAAATGCTACATTCATGAGTATAAGCTGAACCTTCATTTGAAAAGGGAACATCCTGGTCATAATGCAGAAGAGAATGACAAGAATGACCCTGATAATGATCATGAGATGGATGAAGCCAGTGACCATGATGCTTATGGTGGAAAAGGTTGCAATGGGAAGAATCCTAAGCGAAGAAAGCCAAACAAACCCGTGTCGAAGATGCCACCTTCGAAAATCCAACAGCGAAAATCTTCAAATGTGGCTGCCCCAAATTTGAACATGGTGAAGAAACAGTGGCTAACCAAAGACATGTATGAGGAAGAAGATAGTGAGGAAACAGAAGAGGATTGTGATAATGTTGAAGATGGATGGAGATTCACAGAGAATAAAGAGGATGATGAAGAGACAGAGTACGAGGATTAAGGCAAATTTTGTTTCATGGCAACCCGTATGTGCACAATCTTTTATGCCAAGATTGGCTGGTTTTTTACCCATACAGTATAGTCCTAGTGATCAATGTAATTTCTTTGATCCTTTTTGTTAgcttttctcatctctttttgGAAAAGATCCAGTGATTTAGAAAGTTCAACAAATTTGATATTCTATTTTTTGAAGTTCGATTCATCCATGTTCAGTACCTCAATGCCAATTGTATTTTCATGACTTGAAGATtatcttttgtgtgtgtgtgtgtgtgtgagaggtTAGTTATATTGGGAACAATCCCATATTGAAAAACTCTAGGATATTGAGTGCCTACATATGCCAGTTGAACATGCCCATGTTGTAGCTAATTAAGCAAACCTAAATAAGGTTGTAGGAATTATACATATTGGAGTACCCACCCTGACCCCCCATCTGAGGGATGGATTCAATGGAGGACTTGTTGAAAACTAGGAAGAAGACTTCAATCCCTAAAATTTGGTAGTTGTTTCATCAATGATAAAAACAGAATTCACAAATAATATATAACATCATATGGTCAATATATGAGTAGATGTCAAAAAAATGACCATGTTCATATAATGATGTAAAGTTTCAAGGTCATATGTTCTTCAAATATAAAAAGAGATGCAATTAGCAAATTAACCtacctatattttttttatggaactAAAATTATGCAAGGCTGGATAAGTATGGAAAAATATTCAATTGCAAGTCTATACTCCCATCAACTTTAAACTTTATTACCTCAGTAGGAGACATCTCCTAAACTTACTAAATGTGACTATGTGATTGTCTTTATGACAATAAACAACCAAATACCATCCTACATGATTTGTTATTTTAAAAGGCATAGGTTAGTCTAGTAActtttaggtttttattttaaCTAGAAAC
The nucleotide sequence above comes from Telopea speciosissima isolate NSW1024214 ecotype Mountain lineage chromosome 3, Tspe_v1, whole genome shotgun sequence. Encoded proteins:
- the LOC122656539 gene encoding zinc finger transcription factor YY1-like, whose protein sequence is MELQTNFNPFEKRPISKSKTPAVRWYKEWVPQDVVSTGGKCFLLKWVTEDTLKALKEKPKEPETEEPESEPEPTTEVLFLCSYESCGKTFIDAGSLKKHSHVHGERQYVCHYEGCGRKFLDSSKLKRHFLIHTGERHFVCPHEGCGKAFSLDFNLRAHMRTHSQENYHTCPYVDCGKRYAHEYKLKAHIKAHHEKNTVMDMIKNNAPSNKLPSAAKPSAVNYGSASSDRPYACPYEGCDKCYIHEYKLNLHLKREHPGHNAEENDKNDPDNDHEMDEASDHDAYGGKGCNGKNPKRRKPNKPVSKMPPSKIQQRKSSNVAAPNLNMVKKQWLTKDMYEEEDSEETEEDCDNVEDGWRFTENKEDDEETEYED